TAGCAGCACACCAAACAGCAAAATTTCATTGATGAGCGAATGGGAAACTAAAATTCCCGCGATTATCAATGAAGTCAGAAACGAGAATGTAACCAGTTTTGCCGGCGTTCCTTCCTGGATGTTGGTTTTGATGAATAAATTACTCGAAGAAACCGGCAAAGGAAACCTACTGGAAATATGGCCTAATCTTGAAGTCTATTTTCACGGTGGCGTGAGTTTTGAACCGTATCGAGAACAGTATCAAAAAATACTACCCAAAACCGATTTTAAATATTACGAAATATACAATGCTTCCGAAGGATTTTTTGCCATTCAGGATTTAAACAATTCCAGTGATTTGCTGTTAATGTTAGATTACGGAATTTTCTATGAGTTTATTCCAATGGATACTTTTGGAACACCAGAACAAAAAACGATTCGTTTAGCCGATGTGGAACTTTTCAAAAATTATGCTTTGGTAATCACTACCAATTCTGGTTTATGGCGCTATATGATTGGCGACACCGTTCGTTTCACGTCATTAAATCCGTATCGCATTCGGGTTACAGGAAGAACAAAACACCATATCAATGTTTTTGGCGAAGAATTAATGGTCGAAAATACGGATCAGGCTATTGCCAAAGCGTGTAAAATAACTCAAACCGAAGTCGTAGATTATACCGTTGCTCCCGTTTTCATGCAAGGAAAAGAAAAAGGGGCACACGAATGGATGATCGAGTTCAAGAAAAAACCAACTGACATTGCGATTTTCCAAAAAGCACTTGATGAAACGTTACAATCTTTGAATTCTGATTACGAAGCCAAACGCTACAACAATATGACTTTAAATCCGCTAGTTATCAATGTAGCGAGAGAAAACTTGTTTTATGATTGGCTGAAAGACCGAGATAAACTAGGTGGTCAACACAAAATTCCAAGATTATCAAACCAAAGAGATTATTTGGAACAATTGAAAAATATGCAGTTTTAAAACAACGTATAAAATGAAAACTATTTTTTATAGTCTGATTGTTTTGTTTTTTATCAGTTCCTGCGGACCGCACAGAATGGGTTGCGGTGCAAGAGGAATTTGCAAATCACATTTGCACCAACAACCTATAAAAATTAAAAAAAGTGATATCGTTTGTTTGAACTAAAAAATCACTTTTGCTCTTCGTCGAAATTCACCATCCAATGGATTCCGAATTTATCAACAAACATTCCAAAATAAGCACCCCAAAAGGTTTGATTCATTGGCATAAATGGATTTCCTCCAGCAGAAAGCCCATCAAAAAGTCTATCCGCTTCCTGTTTGCTTTCAGCATTTATGGAGATAGACATATTTCCTCCAAAAGTAACCTCCCCGCTGGCAGAATTACTGTCACTACCCATTAAAACAGAATCTTTACCAATTGGTAAACTAATGTGCATGATTTTGTTTGCATCGTCTTCTGAGAGTGTAGGATTCTCATCTCCGGCAGGCATATCACTGAACTTACCAACATATGGAAATTCGCCACCAAATACAGATTGATAAAACAGAAATGCTTCTTCGCAATTTCCATTAAAGACTAAATAAGGATTAATTGATGCCATGATTATAATTTTAAATTAATAGATTCAACATGTTTTTTAAAATTGTCTAATATCGCCTGCCAACCTTGTTGTTGAAGCGCTTCGGAGTTTTCTGTTTCTGGGTCGAATTTTTCTGTAATCACGACGCCGTTCTCTTGACTTTCGAAAGTGATTTTCACTTTTCGTCCGTCATCAATTGTATACGATATCAAAGAATGATTGACT
This region of Flavobacterium lacustre genomic DNA includes:
- a CDS encoding GH3 auxin-responsive promoter family protein, translating into MPLTIINSFASWVLKQRIHQIELFLKYPNEVQEELLMNLIRSSENTVIGMKYGYESINSYQTFCERVPISTYEELQPLIERTRKGEQNVFWETPIKWFAKSSGTTNAKSKFIPVSNEALEDCHYKGSKDLLCMYLNNNEDSQMFLGKSLRLGGSSQIYEDNNTFFGDLSAILIENMPIWAEFSSTPNSKISLMSEWETKIPAIINEVRNENVTSFAGVPSWMLVLMNKLLEETGKGNLLEIWPNLEVYFHGGVSFEPYREQYQKILPKTDFKYYEIYNASEGFFAIQDLNNSSDLLLMLDYGIFYEFIPMDTFGTPEQKTIRLADVELFKNYALVITTNSGLWRYMIGDTVRFTSLNPYRIRVTGRTKHHINVFGEELMVENTDQAIAKACKITQTEVVDYTVAPVFMQGKEKGAHEWMIEFKKKPTDIAIFQKALDETLQSLNSDYEAKRYNNMTLNPLVINVARENLFYDWLKDRDKLGGQHKIPRLSNQRDYLEQLKNMQF
- a CDS encoding VOC family protein, with the protein product MASINPYLVFNGNCEEAFLFYQSVFGGEFPYVGKFSDMPAGDENPTLSEDDANKIMHISLPIGKDSVLMGSDSNSASGEVTFGGNMSISINAESKQEADRLFDGLSAGGNPFMPMNQTFWGAYFGMFVDKFGIHWMVNFDEEQK